The following are encoded together in the Penicillium digitatum chromosome 3, complete sequence genome:
- a CDS encoding ERCC4 domain, whose translation MPEIIDLLSSDPPTSPKPQASKLQQPVELPSRRPSHQLNLISSDPFDTSLFDFEEVFDIPAKKRRLSDQNTSYLRQSITANAPGAAEPWFSISDDDFDLPPAKAAVQNKPFQSRVEESDPIDFNSSAPVLLPKPPSRKPNLSTRDIIALADDDVLSDPMKLPPSRFHGHSDIDEFSDPFTLPEFSDLLKTPTTSNPIFSESTARLLSRLGDGRTSDPKTRPGTRKLKAPRKTAKKTSKVTTAEKEAKTKAREEAKLQRERERELEKERKLKLKEEKAKEKQRAADIASVNKLKVNKKDSTPEMIVDMATSLEDSSVGTQTVEFMKRLGVQHTFFTSAIPNIVKWRRKMNATYNRTLRHWEPCPFFIQNEDHVLCLLPAPEFINMITRPRDDEERERETLEIHVQRIKSAYPDCKPIYLIEGLTALMRKNTNARNRAFQAEVLRQLAETTATEEPERTTNHRARKPKKKPDTTPLVDDEIVEDALLELQVTHSCLIHHTTAPADSAEWIKHFTEHISTVPYRRERQEAHNAAFCMDTGQVKTGVDKHDTFIKMIQEVNRVTAPMAYGIAGQYPCVADLTRGMRMHGAMMLEDIKKSANKNGSLTNARIGPAATWATAELSFAFWILYPFVSPLAGNFGCSQPNDTGFLLCCGEYCF comes from the exons ATGCCCGAAATAATAGACCTCCTATCATCTGATCCTCCCACTTCACCAAAGCCCCAGGCGTCAAAACTGCAACAGCCAGTTGAACTCCCGTCGCGACGTCCATCCCACCAGCTCAATTTAATTTCGTCGGACCCGTTCGATACATCCCTGTTCGACTTTGAAGAGGTCTTCGACATACCTGCCAAGAAACGGCGACTGAGCGATCAAAACACCTCTTACCTGCGACAAAGCATCACGGCTAATGCACCTGGAGCGGCGGAGCCCTGGTTCTCGATCTCCGATGATGATTTTGACCTGCCGCCAGCGAAAGCTGCGGTACAGAATAAACCATTCCAGTCGCGTGTTGAAGAGTCGGATCCAATTGACTTCAACTCTTCGGCCCCAGTCCTTTTACCAAAGCCCCCGTCGCGGAAACCGAATCTTTCAACCCGGGACATTATTGCGCTTGCTGACGATGACGTGTTGTCGGACCCTATGAAACTCCCGCCGTCAAGATTCCATGGGCATAGCGATATTGATGAATTCAGTGATCCGTTTACTCTGCCTGAATTTTCTGACCTATTGAAAACCCCGACTACCTCGAATCCTATCTTCTCCGAGTCGACTGCTCGCCTATTATCTCGCCTTGGCGACGGACGTACTTCAGACCCCAAAACAAGGCCTGGAACACGAAAGCTGAAAG CGCCCCGGaaaacagcaaagaaaacaagCAAAGTCACTACTGCTGAAAAGGAAGCGAAGACCAAAGCACGTGAGGAAGCAAAGCTACAGCGAGAACGAGAACGCGAGCTTGAGAAAGAGCGCAAGTTGAAGCTCAAAGAGGAGAAAGCGAAAGAGAAACAACGAGCTGCCGACATCGCAAGCGTCAACAAGCTGAAAGTGAACAAAAAGGATTCAACACCAGAGATGATTGTCGACATGGCCACATCTCTCGAGGACAGCAGCGTCGGCACCCAAACCGTCGAGTTCATGAAACGACTCGGCGTCCAACACACATTCTTCACAAGCGCAATTCCCAACATAGTTAAATGGCGTCGCAAAATGAACGCAACATACAACAGAACCCTGCGCCACTGGGAACCGTGTCCATTCTTCATCCAAAATGAAGACCACGTGCTATGTCTGTTACCGGCGCCAGAGTTCATCAACATGATAACCCGACCGCGAGACGACGAAGAAAGAGAACGAGAAACCCTAGAAATCCACGTTCAGCGAATTAAAAGCGCCTACCCAGACTGCAAACCCATCTACCTAATCGAAGGGCTGACGGCTCTAATGCGCAAAAACACAAACGCACGCAACAGAGCCTTCCAAGCCGAAGTCCTGCGCCAACTCGCCGAAACAACCGCAACAGAAGAGCCAGAACGAACGACAAATCACAGAGCCCGAAAACCAAAGAAAAAGCCCGACACGACACCCCTCGTCGACGACGAGATTGTCGAGGACGCTCTGCTCGAACTGCAGGTCACGCATTCCTGTCTCATTCACCACACGACCGCGCCAGCCGATTCCGCGGAGTGGATAAAACATTTCACCGAGCACATCTCCACAGTGCCCTACCGCCGTGAACGACAGGAGGCACACAATGCTGCTTTTTGTATGGATACCGGACAGGTGAAGACGGGCGTCGATAAGCACGATACTTTTATCAAGATGATTCAGGAGGTCAATCGTGTGACAGCTCCTATGGCTTATGGGATTGCGGGACAGTATCCCTGCGTTGCAGACTTGACTCGTGGGATGCGGATGCATGGTGCTATGATGCTGGAGGATATCAAG AAATCCGCGAACAAAAATGGCTCCCTGACGAATGCGCGTATTGGACCCGCTGCTA CTTGGGCTACTGCAGAGCTTAGCTTTGCATTCTGGATATTGTATCCGTTTG TCTCTCCTCTGGCTGGAAATTTTGGATGTAGCCAACCAAACGACACAGGTTTCCTGTTGTGTTGTGGGGAATACTGTTTTTAG
- a CDS encoding Alpha-1,2-mannosyltransferase (Alg2), putative — translation MGLQRSNVTIVHPDLGIGGAERLIIDVALALQNRGHRVTIYTSHRDKAHCFDEARDGTLDVRVRGNTLFPAHVCGRLHILMAALRQLHLTVSLLGELGTRGTPETATTNTDDEEDRDDIFIVDQLPACVPFLKSFGRPRQSRRQRILFYCHFPDQLLARRDEGGSLLRMAKGLYRFPFDWFEGWAMSASDRVVANSKFSRGVVRDVFGSDRLGDVEVVYPCVDMDSAVTVPEKAEEDPLWGGKKILLSINRFERKKDMALAIRAYYGLGAEKRKGTRLVIAGGYDNRVHENVHYHQELDELATSLGLKTATSKTVLSALSIPDNIDVLFLLSVPTAFKDTLLAQSKLLLYTPINEHFGIVPVEAMRAGLPVLASNTGGPLETIVEGETGWLRDAHADEEWTAVMDKALYGLSQEDLQHMALAGKNRAQQEFSLTAMGDRLEEEISTMLKAERRPFNGWQQVFVILALVGAVLAVMTAILRQAL, via the exons ATGGGCCTCCAACGGTCCAATGTGACAATAGTCCACCCGGATCTGGGTATCGGAGGTGCTGAGCGGTTAATTATCGATGTCGCACTAGCCCTTCAGAACCGAGGCCACCGCGTAACAATCTACACCTCCCACCGCGACAAGGCGCACTGCTTCGACGAAGCGCGCGATGGCACGCTGGACGTCCGCGTGCGCGGAAACACCCTATTCCCCGCCCATGTCTGCGGCCGACTTCATATCCTTATGGCTGCACTGCGCCAGCTACATCTTACCGTGTCACTACTGGGCGAGCTTGGGACAAGGGGGACACCGGAGACAGCGACCACAAACACCGACGACGAAGAGGACCGTGACGATATCTTCATTGTGGACCAGTTGCCGGCTTGTGTGCCATTTTTGAAGTCGTTCGGTCGTCCGCGCCAATCCCGACGGCAGCGCATCCTCTTCTACTGTCACTTCCCGGATCAATTACTTGCGCGCCGAGATGAGGGAGGCTCGCTTCTTCGCATGGCGAAGGGACTGTATCGGTTTCCGTTTGATTGGTTTGAAGGCTGGGCGATGAGCGCGTCGGATCGGGTTGTTGCGAACTCTAAATTCTCCCGTGGGGTTGTGCGTGATGTCTTTGGCTCCGACCGGTTGGGTGATGTGGAGGTCGTCTATCCGTGTGTCGATATGGATTCCGCGGTGACAGTTCCCGAGAAAGCGGAGGAAGACCCTCTCTGGGGTGGGAAGAAGATATTGCTCAGCATCAATCGCTTTGAGCGTAAGAAGGACATGGCGTTGGCGATTCGCGCTTATTATGGACTAGGAGCGGAGAAGAGGAAAGGGACGCGGCTGGTGATTGCTG GCGGTTATGACAATCGTGTCCACGAGAATGTTCATTACCACCAAGAGCTGGATGAGCTCGCGACCAGTCTTGGGTTAAAGACCGCAACCTCCAAGACAGTCCTATCTGCACTTTCAATCCCCGATAACATTGATGTgctcttccttctttctgTGCCTACTGCATTCAAAGATACCCTGTTGGCGCAATCGAAGCTCCTTCTCTACACACCGATCAATGAACACTTTGGAATTGTACCTGTCGAAGCAATGCGTGCTGGTCTCCCAGTGCTAGCATCTAATACTGGCGGTCCACTGGAGACTATTGTCGAGGGCGAAACTGGCTGGCTCCGGGACGCCCACGCAGACGAAGAGTGGACTGCTGTGATGGACAAGGCACTTTACGGATTGAGTCAGGAGGACCTTCAACACATGGCTCTTGCTGGCAAGAACAGGGCGCAGCAGGAATTCTCGCTCACTGCTATGGGTGATAGGCTAGAAGAAGAGATCTCCACCATGCTCAAAGCTGAAAGAAGACCATTCAATGGGTGGCAGCAGGTCTTTGTCATTCTCGCATTGGTTGGGGCGGTTCTTGCAGTGATGACTGCAATTTTACGTCAAGCACTATGA
- a CDS encoding putative transporter mch1, protein MTIDKRDFDANRSLLQHIDAEQDTTDRSAEPSRRHPWNPGNHELGRSDDGLLSDVVEEIVERDRRKMQKEVIRVLSFGWGVVTCLGAGSITAFSLYGHLLLTRLHYSQLQVNAVSIAAEIAMYLPVPLFGYLCDRYSPSALAIFSGLIFGIGYLLAAFTYKSGPPGEAGGSGWPFWVMIVAFVAIGMATSCMYLAAVATCAKNFGRGKHKGIMLAVPIAAFGLSGMWQSQLGTYLFYERLEDGSHGDLDVFQYFVFLALLLLGIGIIGTFALRIVEDDDKYIDETVEELERSGLLEESDFFQPRNDIRQAVEYGTFADAFDEEQSTLSDEEREQQRLEKEREEEERRKKNWLLNYETRVFLQDNTMWWLAAGFFLVTGPGESYINNLGTIIPTLTPQSYPTGASPPAGSPSTHVTTIALTSTIARLLTGSLSDFFAPQATHLFPPIPEGADHRHPTPPSSSRPTLSRMIFLIPSAILLSLGYLILASPLPLAHPAVFNLTTALIGFGYGSAFSLAPIIISVVWGVENFATNWGIVAMMPAAGAALWGIVYSAAYQNAMDRGDGDGLSDGQCYGWRCYGFWAVGCTISVWVAVLAWLAAWRGWKRRGVVI, encoded by the exons ATGACGATCGATAAGCGCGATTTCGACGCGAATCGATCGCTCCTTCAGCATATTGATGCTGAACAAGATACAACCGATCGAAGTGCAGAGCCATCCCGGCGACATCCATGGAACCCTGGTAATCACGAACTCGGTCGGAGTGATGATGGGCTATTGAGCGATGTCGTCGAGGAGATTGTTGAGCGAGACAGACGGAAGATGCAGAAGGAGGTGATCCGAGTGCTTAGCTTTGGCTGGGGTGTTGTTACTTG TTTGGGGGCTGGCAGTATCACTGCTTTCTCTTTGTATGGTCATCTACTCCTTACCCGACTCCATTACTCGCAGCTTCAGGTGAACGCCGTTTCCATCGCCGCCGAAATCGCAATGTACCTTCCGGTCCCCTTGTTCGGCTACTTGTGTGATCGCTACAGCCCGTCTGCACTAGCTATATTCTCAGGGCTGATCTTCGGCATTGGATATCTCCTCGCTGCGTTCACGTATAAGAGCGGCCCGCCTGGTGAAGCTGGCGGTTCTGGATGGCCGTTCTGGGTGATGATCGTGGCGTTTGTCGCCATTGGTATGGCGACTAGCTGCATGTATTTAGCAGCTGTTGCGACATGTGCCAAGAACTTCGGCAGGGGAAAACACAAGGGTATCATGCTTGCTGTCCCTATTGCGGCGTTCGGTCTCAGTGGTATGTGGCAGAGTCAGCTCGGGACGTATCTGTTCTATGAACGTCTCGAGGATGGGAGTCACGGTGATCTTGATGTTTTCCAATACTTCGTCTTTCTGGCTCTACTGTTGCTAGGAATTGGGATCATCGGTACCTTTGCATTGCGCATCGTGGAGGATGATGACAAGTACATCGATGAGACGGTTGAAGAACTAGAGCGCAGTGGACTGCTGGAGGAAAGTGATTTCTTCCAGCCGCGGAATGATATCAGGCAAGCGGTTGAGTACGGCACGTTTGCCGATGCCTTCGATGAGGAACAATCGACTCTGTCCGATGAAGAGCGCGAGCAGCAAAGACTAGAGAAGGAgcgcgaggaagaggagcgcCGGAAAAAGAACTGGCTGCTCAACTATGAAACCCGCGTGTTCCTACAAGACAACACCATGTGGTGGCTGGCCGctggcttcttcttggtcaCCGGCCCCGGCGAATCGTACATCAACAAC CTGGGCACAATCATCCCAACCCTGACACCTCAATCCTATCCGACAGGCGCATCACCCCCAGCCGGATCCCCCTCAACCCACGTCACAACCATTGCCCTAACCTCAACCATCGCCCGCCTCCTTACAGGCTCACTTTCTGATTTCTTCGCGCCTCAAGCAACACACCTCTTCCCTCCGATTCCTGAAGGGGCCGACCACAGACACCCCACACCCCCGTCATCCTCACGCCCTACTCTATCCCGCATGATCTTCCTCATCCCCTCGGCCATTCTCCTCTCCCTGGGCTACCTCATCCTCGCGTCCCCTCTACCATTAGCGCACCCAGCTGTCTTCAACCTGACAACCGCGCTAATCGGATTCGGGTACGGCAGCGCCTTCTCTCTTGCtcccatcatcatctccgTCGTCTGGGGTGTAGAGAACTTCGCCACAAACTGGGGTATTGTTGCCATGATGCCTGCGGCTGGTGCCGCACTCTGGGGTATTGTTTACTCTGCCGCTTATCAAAATGCTATGGATCGCGGCGACGGTGATGGCTTGTCCGATGGTCAGTGCTATGGATGGCGGTGCTATGGGTTCTGGGCTGTTGGCTGCACGATTAGCGTCTGGGTTGCTGTTTTGGCCTGGTTGGCTGCTTGGAGGGGGTGGAAGAGGAGGGGGGTTGTTATTTAG
- a CDS encoding Kinesin family protein produces MRTSRSTSRLSMSSRQGGSRASDEDGKTAVKVAVRVRPPLKPTDPGYELIPQRFQKSTVQVTAPTSLAVDVSAGRKLFVFDRVFPETTEQEGIWEYVSDSVDSFVEGYNVSIMAYGQSGAGKSFTMGTSGPIGQHNMHDMGIIPRAAQVLFDKLDGPSKHNRNSSHSNSGLRTPQRYSLSSAANFGKLNQEKEKTWQLKATYVEIYNEHLRDLLLPESTIANDRSNVTIREDTKGRIILTGLHQVNVNSFEDLIGALNFGSTIRQTDSTAINAKSSRSHAVFSLNLVQRKSSSNHATPSPMKEKRMSIPSDTFHAGESVTVDSKLHFVDLAGSERLKNTGASGERAREGISINAGLAALGKVISQLSSRQQGSHVSYRDSKLTRLLQDSLGGNAYTYMIACVTPAEFHLSETLNTISYAQRARAIQSKPHIQQIADDGDKQALIERLKSEISFLRLQIHNSEGSERREGGSTERSERKNDREKHLQNQLLDIQENYNSLSQRHAKLISNMANDSHSHTTNGDLDDATSEIGKNSVERMQRSKSFAESVEQMVLEYEKTIQSLESSLSETRASLSITESDLLERETKCAYIETIKEQLQTRVQKLTDRELSTENYLHELESKLDGHSTGEEKHAAIVAELRKELSRARESEASCEEYISTLEERLAESDQDMELMQREVVRLEHVIERQRGLGQLDRLLGEMDQPDGGDRHNGASGINYSHYHQPRGMHPSHRHAPSLDVLNEAVETAIPESDEDSVEPTVEAELESIGESERETGEDLKVLESVTSRLGKLEARRSEALHEEPLASPAQSKFVADKLETITQELFDLRLQHENTIGNYENLESKYEQALKALEELRQDKIDEARHPAPDVQNELSPRPATFLGNGGTPTSKAGPQHSSSQSLSSELSSVGEQSTLRALSEDGSKAVSSAPSTPQVLSVANADSEEFENMRKMLAEHQESAELMAEKYNELQNEHDQILLLVERLKVEAHRAKSNSPPATPGFKMLRRMTSQNILSGVDRATRALTGLRLLASEEFAGKPDAMLNFDYHLDQTMHELQSRMERLQSLEAENQSVKKEMEMKATIISGLTRERSSLQGSSPVDMALVSQLRDQVISQEIQINRLRDAHESRQKELLNEINSLKGLLKSQESATRAMDAGAEKQDKNIDALRGELREWKGKHKSALQSLQSSESQLTTTLAELESALALVAAMRSERAATDADSTGKEGAAREIEGGRAEQQALVDSLMKNIEDHKSTIATQLATIATLERSRSDARDQLTLQTTVQEGTNASAVDLDMSSRMAELEQLISTHKSVVDSHKHELDTLQKSHKRELVELEERTKAAAQAECDARLAKKDAEHEQSMATLQNEIAESRDELVKLLKAVSTLLNTEVSAENLTDQIQNVLAQKQHFSDKYAELMGTNEDLRKQLDANADSESRLDELTKKNNIQDAKVNELALLVATLEDTLRMKEEQIKKKEALIEEITVEKQKSVRLVEELEEQITNSFDQHHNRLSIIQQERDQALEDAKAKIVIYEGDIETYQVRIEQLELQIKNTGNSDGSHDRTGSPTSNLRKSSSAATLPSPPPAIPLPPLPTIASHPNGTSSVSPPNSRHASKELSNAQMVEDQEARIRTIEKHLYAEKQLTATLEEALGDLEAQSTKIKSDCEAWKKKAWSFEDELNSLRKERNSARLSLQAVEEERSARREAEAARAQLEERMLALNKKKKKSSLNCF; encoded by the exons ATGCGCACTTCGCGTAGTACCAGTCGTTTAAGTATGAGCAGCAGGCAAGGTGGAAGTCGTGCATCCGATGAGGATGGCAAGACTGCGGTTAAAGTTG CCGTCCGTGTACGACCACCGCTGAAACCAACCGATCCTGGTTATGAATTGATTCCTCAGCGATTTCAGAAATCCACGGTCCAGGTCACTGCGCCAACCAGTTTGGCCGTTGATGTGTCCGCTGGGCGCAAACTCTTTGTGTTTGATCGCGTGTTTCCTGAAACTACCGAACAGGAAGGGATCTGGGAATATGTCAGTGATAGTGTCGACTCATTTGTTGAGGGATACAATGTCTCGATTATGGCCTATGGCCAGTCCGGCGCGGGAAAGTCCTTCACAATGGGGACCTCCGGTCCTATTGGGCAGCATAACATGCACGATATGG GCATCATCCCCCGTGCTGCGCAGGTTTTGTTTGATAAATTAGATGGCCCCTCGAAACATAATCGGAATAGCTCACACTCGAATTCGGGCCTCCGAACGCCACAAAGATATTCACTAAGTTCCGCCGCAAATTTTGGGAAGTTGAAtcaggaaaaagaaaagacctGGCAGCTGAAGGCTACATATGTGGAG ATCTATAATGAACACCTGAGAGATTTGCTCCTTCCCGAATCGACAATTGCAAACGATCGCAGCAACGTGACAATTCGTGAAGATACCAAGGGCCGCATTATTCTGACTGGGTTGCACCAAGTCAACGTTAACTCATTTGAAGATCTGATCGGTGCCCTGAACTTCGGCTCGACCATCCGTCAAACAGACTCCACGGCAATTAACGCCAAATCATCCCGGTCGCATGCCGTGTTTAGCTTAAACCTTGTGCAGCGCAAATCTTCATCAAATCACGCGACTCCGAGCCCCATGAAGGAGAAGCGCATGTCGATTCCATCCGACACATTCCACGCTGGGGAGTCAGTAACTGTTGATAGTAAATTGCACTTTGTGGATCTGGCGGGAAGTGAGCGGCTGAAAAATACCGGTGCATCTGGAGAACGCGCGAGGGAGGGAATCTCGATTAATGCCGGTTTGGCCGCACTGGGCAAAGTCATTTCACAACTCTCCTCGCGCCAACAGGGCTCTCACGTCTCCTACCGGGATTCAAAGCTTACCCGACTGCTCCAGGATTCACTCGGTGGAAACGCTTACACGTACATGATTGCTTGTGTGACTCCCGCCGAATTCCACCTCAGCGAGACTTTGAACACGATTTCATATGCCCAGCGGGCCAGAGCTATTCAGAGCAAACCTCACATCCAGCAAATTGCAGACGACGGCGACAAGCAGGCTTTGATTGAGCGACTCAAGTCCGAGATATCTTTCTTGCGCCTGCAGATTCACAACTCTGAAGGATCCGAGCGACGTGAAGGAGGATCCACCGAACGAAGCGAACGGAAGAACGATCGTGAAAAGCACTTGCAGAATCAGTTGTTGGACATCCAGGAAAACTACAATTCTCTCAGCCAACGTCACGCTAAGCTGATTTCGAATATGGCTAACGATTCGCATTCACATACCACTAATGGCGATTTGGACGACGCGACCTCTGAGATTGGGAAGAACTCGGTCGAGAGAATGCAACGGTCCAAGTCCTTTGCCGAGTCGGTGGAGCAGATGGTTTTGGAGTACGAAAAGACGATTCAAAGCCTGGAGTCTTCACTCTCTGAAACACGCGCCTCCCTTTCGATCACGGAGAGTGATCTACTTGAACGTGAGACCAAGTGCGCCTATATTGAGACTATCAAGGAACAGCTTCAGACCCGCGTCCAGAAGTTGACGGACCGGGAACTCAGCACCGAGAACTACCTCCACGAATTGGAGTCCAAGCTTGATGGCCACTCTACAGGCGAAGAGAAGCACGCTGCCATTGTTGCCGAATTGCGGAAAGAATTGAGCCGGGCTCGCGAAAGCGAAGCCAGCTGCGAGGAATACATCTCGACACTTGAAGAACGACTTGCGGAGAGTGATCAGGACATGGAACTTATGCAGCGCGAGGTGGTACGTTTGGAACATGTCATTGAGCGCCAGCGAGGCCTTGGGCAGCTAGACCGCCTACTCGGCGAGATGGACCAACCGGATGGTGGAGATAGACACAATGGTGCCAGCGGCATTAACTACTCCCACTATCACCAGCCTAGGGGTATGCACCCCTCTCATAGACATGCGCCCTCTCTGGATGTTCTCAATGAAGCAGTTGAGACGGCCATTCCGGAATCAGATGAGGATTCTGTCGAGCCGACTGTAGAAGCCGAACTGGAGTCCATTGGAGAATCAGAGCGCGAGACAGGTGAGGACTTGAAGGTCCTGGAAAGCGTGACCAGCAGGCTGGGCAAGCTGGAGGCACGTCGCTCGGAAGCTCTTCACGAGGAGCCCCTCGCAAGTCCCGCCCAGTCCAAGTTCGTTGCCGACAAGCTTGAGACTATCACGCAGGAGCTGTTCGATCTGCGTCTACAACACGAGAACACCATTGGTAACTATGAGAACCTTGAATCCAAGTACGAGCAGGCTctcaaagcccttgaagAGCTTCGCCAAGATAAGATTGACGAAGCCCGCCACCCGGCACCCGACGTTCAAAACGAACTTTCGCCGCGCCCGGCGACTTTTTTAGGGAATGGAGGCACTCCGACTTCGAAGGCTGGACCACAACACTCATCCTCGCAATCACTCTCTTCGGAGTTATCCTCGGTCGGGGAGCAATCTACTTTGCGCGCATTGTCTGAGGACGGATCCAAGGCGGTTTCATCCGCGCCCTCAACCCCGCAGGTGCTGTCCGTTGCTAATGCAGACTCTGAAGAGTTCGAAAACATGCGCAAGATGCTTGCCGAGCATCAGGAGAGCGCGGAGCTCATGGCCGAGAAATATAATGAGTTGCAAAACGAGCATGATCAGATTCTTTTACTGGTTGAAAGGTTAAAGGTTGAGGCTCACCGCGCCAAGTCAAACTCGCCCCCTGCAACCCCCGGTTTTAAAATGCTCCGCCGCATGACTAGCCAGAACATACTGTCAGGTGTTGACCGTGCAACCCGAGCCCTTACTGGTCTACGTCTCCTTGCGTCCGAGGAGTTTGCTGGCAAGCCGGACGCTATGCTTAACTTCGACTACCATCTGGATCAAACCATGCACGAGTTGCAAAGCCGTATGGAGCGCCTCCAATCCCTTGAAGCTGAGAACCAGAGCGTGAAGAAAGAGATGGAAATGAAAGCGACTATTATCTCCGGCCTGACCAGAGAACGGTCGAGTTTACAGGGCTCCTCGCCTGTGGACATGGCTCTGGTGTCGCAACTGCGTGATCAGGTCATCTCCCAGGAAATACAGATCAACCGCCTTCGAGATGCTCATGAATCTCGCCAAAAAGAGCTGTTGAACGAGATCAATTCGTTGAAGGGTCTTTTAAAGTCTCAGGAAAGCGCTACCCGTGCAATGGATGCCGGTGCCGAGAAGCAGGACAAGAATATCGATGCTTTGAGGGGAGAACTTAGGGAGTGGAAAGGCAAACACAAGAGTGCTTTACAGTCCCTTCAATCCTCGGAGTCGCAGCTCACCACGACTCTTGCTGAGCTCGAGAGTGCTTTGGCTTTGGTAGCTGCTATGCGCTCTGAGCGCGCTGCCACCGATGCCGACTCTACTGGAAAAGAAGGCGCGGCTCGAGAGATTGAGGGTGGCCGCGCTGAACAGCAGGCGCTTGTCGACAGCTTGATGAAGAACATCGAGGACCACAAGTCTACTATTGCTACTCAGCTTGCTACAATTGCCACCTTGGAAAGGTCTCGCTCCGATGCCCGGGATCAACTGACTTTGCAGACCACTGTCCAGGAAGGAACCAATGCCAGCGCTGTTGACTTAGATATGTCTTCTCGGATGGCCGAGCTTGAGCAGCTAATTTCTACTCACAAGTCGGTCGTGGACTCTCACAAGCATGAGCTGGATACCCTCCAGAAATCTCACAAGCGCGAACTGGTCGAGTTGGAGGAGCGGACTAAGGCTGCTGCCCAGGCCGAGTGCGATGCTCGTCTCGCCAAGAAAGATGCTGAACATGAGCAATCCATGGCGACTTTACAGAATGAAATTGCCGAGTCTCGCGATGAGTTGGTTAAGCTACTCAAGGCTGTGTCGACTCTTCTCAACACCGAAGTATCGGCCGAGAACCTAACGGATCAAATCCAAAATGTTTTGGCTCAGAAGCAGCACTTCTCAGACAAGTATGCTGAGCTCATGGGCACTAATGAAGACCTTCGCAAGCAGCTGGATGCCAATGCAGACTCTGAGAGCCGTCTGGACGAGTTaaccaagaagaacaacatCCAGGACGCCAAGGTTAATGAGCTGGCTCTCTTGGTAGCTACGTTGGAGGACACTCTTCGCATGAAGGAGGAACagatcaagaagaaggaagccCTAATTGAGGAGATCACGGTTGAGAAGCAGAAGAGCGTGCGTCTTGTGGAGGAGCTAGAGGAGCAAATCACAAACAGCTTCGATCAGCATCACAATCGTTTGTCCATCATTCAGCAAGAGCGTGATCAGGCCCTGGAAGACGCCAAGGCCAAGATTGTCATCTACGAAGGTGACATCGAGACTTATCAAGTTCGGATCGAGCAGCTTGAGCTTCAAATCAAGAACACTGGAAACTCCGACGGCTCCCACGACCGCACCGGCTCTCCCACATCCAACCTCCGCAAGAGCTCTTCCGCTGCTACCCTTCCCTCGCCTCCACCGGCGATCCCTCTCCCTCCCCTTCCTACCATTGCCTCTCACCCAAACGGCACTTCAAGCGTGTCCCCGCCCAACTCTCGGCATGCCAGCAAAGAGCTATCCAACGCTCAGATGGTCGAGGATCAGGAAGCTCGAATCCGAACCATCGAGAAGCACCTGTACGCCGAGAAACAGCTGACCGCCACCTTGGAGGAAGCTCTCGGCGACCTTGAAGCCCAGAGCACCAAGATCAAAAGCGACTGCGAGGcctggaagaagaaggcctGGAGTTTCGAGGATGAACTTAACTCCCTCCGCAAGGAACGCAACTCTGCTCGTCTGTCCCTCCAGGCCGTTGAAGAGGAGCGTAGTGCCCGCCGTGAAGCCGAGGCCGCGCGCGCTCAACTTGAAGAGCGCATGCTCGCCCTtaacaagaaaaagaagaagagcagccTCAACTGCTTTTAG